In Candidatus Sericytochromatia bacterium, a genomic segment contains:
- a CDS encoding TIGR00730 family Rossman fold protein, producing the protein MRKLKHLCVFCGASTPSHAAHAQAILELGNTMLSRRIGLVYGGGRVGLMGIVAERVMAGGGTVLGVIPHQLQRRELANLDVTELKLVDTMHERKTIMYERSDGFVVMPGGFGTLDEAMEILTWKQLGIHDKPIVFVSIGGYFDGLAALFERSIQDGLLKPEYRQLFAIVPSIGALFEYLDSYEPKMEGISPWA; encoded by the coding sequence ATGCGCAAACTCAAGCATCTCTGCGTGTTCTGCGGGGCCAGCACCCCGAGCCATGCCGCCCATGCGCAGGCGATCCTGGAACTCGGCAACACCATGCTGTCGCGACGCATCGGCCTGGTCTATGGCGGTGGACGCGTCGGTCTGATGGGCATCGTGGCGGAACGTGTCATGGCCGGCGGGGGAACGGTGCTGGGGGTGATCCCGCATCAACTCCAGCGGCGAGAACTCGCCAATCTGGATGTCACGGAACTGAAACTGGTCGACACCATGCACGAACGCAAGACGATCATGTACGAACGCAGTGATGGCTTCGTGGTGATGCCAGGCGGTTTCGGCACCTTGGACGAAGCCATGGAGATCCTGACGTGGAAACAGCTCGGCATTCACGACAAGCCGATCGTGTTCGTCAGCATCGGTGGCTACTTCGACGGCCTCGCGGCCCTGTTCGAACGCTCGATCCAGGACGGCCTGTTGAAGCCTGAATATCGGCAGCTGTTCGCGATCGTGCCCTCGATCGGCGCGCTGTTCGAGTACCTGGACAGCTACGAACCCAAAATGGAAGGTATCTCCCCCTGGGCTTGA
- a CDS encoding EF-hand domain-containing protein: MNQLSRSLLFVASVASLTACGVAPTPRAAAPVVADATFDALSASTLQKAFTRVHRAIFNTIDADKDGWLNEYEVGRHMTMAEFRKADKSQGWGSAGRLSRTEFVDYATRTFLWFHQDRDSFANSFRQSLARAFNRLDTNDDGLLIKNETSLADLRRLGLTFQYPKLHITVPIRKVTPEQFQGADKTGDGKLSQAEFEDLYIEMVVAALGGDAAPAPAPAPPAQPVPPAPPAPAGK; the protein is encoded by the coding sequence GTGAACCAGCTTTCCCGTTCCCTGCTGTTCGTCGCCTCGGTGGCCTCCCTGACGGCCTGTGGTGTCGCGCCCACCCCGCGTGCAGCGGCTCCTGTGGTGGCCGACGCCACCTTCGACGCGCTCTCGGCCTCCACCCTGCAGAAGGCTTTCACGCGCGTCCACCGCGCCATCTTCAACACCATCGACGCCGACAAGGACGGATGGTTGAACGAGTATGAAGTGGGCCGCCACATGACCATGGCCGAGTTCCGCAAGGCCGACAAGAGCCAGGGTTGGGGCAGCGCGGGTCGCCTGAGCCGCACCGAGTTCGTGGACTACGCCACGCGCACCTTCCTGTGGTTCCATCAGGACCGCGACAGCTTCGCCAACTCGTTCCGCCAGTCGCTGGCGCGGGCCTTCAATCGGCTCGACACGAACGACGACGGTCTGCTGATCAAGAACGAAACCAGTCTGGCGGACCTGCGGCGCCTGGGCCTGACCTTCCAGTACCCCAAGCTTCACATCACGGTGCCCATCCGCAAGGTGACGCCGGAGCAGTTCCAGGGCGCAGACAAGACCGGCGACGGGAAGCTGAGCCAGGCCGAATTCGAAGACCTCTACATCGAAATGGTCGTCGCGGCCCTCGGCGGCGATGCCGCTCCGGCGCCGGCCCCCGCGCCGCCGGCACAACCGGTGCCCCCGGCTCCACCCGCGCCGGCCGGAAAGTAA
- a CDS encoding M15 family metallopeptidase, with translation MNAASNKGFLSLSATPVKPRLTPANSVSLDRPPLASVPLSPRTPMDALQLERPGGRSAELTLPRSGPDQLAPRPVPGSALAAPPVSPYTAIFGAQDHVKNPSDPSLVALARQTLARTPELVDTPFGRAATAGRVEAPAVRDLQQFLLAKGHSVGQPGVDGKFGPLTHQALRDFLSGSAKGPEAPDGGAAEPLGGTVRKRRLRVASGGIPVAYRQGKPMHAAIAPAWDRMAAAAARDGVNLRINSGYRSIAEQARLFRAAVRKYGSVARARKWVAPPGRSTHQRGNALDVSRAGGAHAWLRRNASKFGFYQPYSWEPWHWERRL, from the coding sequence GTGAACGCTGCTTCGAACAAGGGGTTCTTGTCTCTATCCGCCACCCCCGTCAAACCACGCCTCACACCAGCCAACAGCGTTTCCCTCGACCGACCACCCCTCGCCAGCGTGCCGCTCTCTCCGCGGACGCCGATGGACGCGCTTCAACTCGAGCGTCCGGGTGGTCGGAGCGCTGAACTCACCTTGCCGCGCTCGGGGCCCGACCAGCTCGCCCCTCGCCCGGTTCCCGGAAGCGCCCTGGCTGCGCCTCCAGTCTCTCCCTACACGGCGATCTTCGGCGCCCAGGACCACGTCAAGAATCCATCCGACCCCAGCCTGGTCGCGCTGGCCCGCCAGACCCTCGCCCGAACCCCTGAACTGGTCGATACCCCCTTCGGTCGCGCCGCGACGGCGGGACGGGTCGAGGCGCCCGCCGTCCGTGACTTGCAGCAGTTCTTGCTCGCCAAGGGACATTCGGTGGGCCAACCAGGCGTCGACGGTAAGTTTGGACCGTTGACCCATCAGGCCTTGCGGGACTTTCTGAGTGGGAGTGCCAAGGGCCCGGAGGCGCCGGATGGTGGCGCTGCTGAACCGCTCGGAGGCACCGTCCGCAAGCGACGCTTGCGCGTGGCGAGCGGCGGGATTCCGGTGGCCTATCGCCAGGGCAAGCCGATGCACGCGGCCATCGCGCCGGCCTGGGACCGCATGGCCGCGGCTGCGGCGCGTGATGGCGTGAACCTGCGCATCAACAGCGGCTACCGCAGCATCGCGGAGCAGGCTCGCTTGTTCCGGGCGGCCGTGCGCAAGTATGGCAGTGTGGCCCGTGCCCGCAAATGGGTAGCGCCCCCAGGGCGTTCGACCCACCAGCGCGGCAACGCGCTTGATGTCTCACGGGCGGGCGGTGCGCACGCCTGGCTGCGCCGAAACGCCTCCAAGTTTGGCTTTTATCAGCCCTACAGCTGGGAGCCCTGGCACTGGGAGCGCCGCCTTTAA
- a CDS encoding aldo/keto reductase, translating to MSTIRFANGDEMPLLGLGTWKSKPGEVYEAVKLALEMGYRHLDCAPIYGNEREVGQAVAEAIAAGVLTREELWITSKLWNNAHAPEDVLPALERTLQDLQTPYLDLWLIHWPVAFKPEVVFPETPDGFLSLEAQPLGATWKGMEVVLKAGLARHIGVSNMSPTKLRAIAASATHPPEMNQVERHPYLAQPELVACARELGCHLTAYSPLGSPDRPPGLKAADEPVLLEDPAVVAIAQQRGGSPAQVLLAWSLQRGIAAIPKSVNATRLRQNLDACALQLSPEDLGALDQLDRHRRYVSGDLWAMPGAPYNLASLWDEPAG from the coding sequence GTGTCGACGATCCGATTTGCCAATGGCGACGAGATGCCCTTGCTGGGACTCGGAACCTGGAAGTCCAAGCCCGGAGAGGTATACGAAGCCGTCAAGCTGGCCCTGGAGATGGGCTACCGCCACCTTGATTGTGCGCCGATCTACGGCAACGAACGCGAGGTCGGGCAGGCCGTGGCCGAGGCGATCGCCGCCGGTGTGCTGACGCGCGAGGAACTCTGGATCACCTCCAAGCTCTGGAACAACGCCCACGCCCCCGAGGATGTTCTCCCGGCGCTGGAGCGTACGCTGCAGGATCTCCAGACGCCGTATCTGGACCTCTGGCTGATCCACTGGCCCGTGGCCTTCAAGCCGGAGGTGGTGTTCCCCGAAACGCCCGATGGCTTTCTCTCACTGGAGGCGCAGCCCCTCGGCGCGACCTGGAAGGGGATGGAAGTGGTCCTGAAGGCCGGGCTGGCCCGCCACATCGGGGTCAGCAACATGAGCCCGACCAAGCTGCGGGCGATCGCCGCGAGCGCCACCCACCCACCCGAAATGAACCAGGTCGAGCGGCACCCGTACCTGGCCCAACCCGAGCTGGTTGCGTGCGCGCGTGAGCTGGGCTGTCACCTGACGGCCTATTCGCCGCTGGGCTCGCCCGATCGCCCGCCCGGATTGAAGGCCGCCGATGAACCGGTGCTGCTGGAAGACCCCGCCGTCGTGGCGATCGCCCAGCAACGAGGGGGCAGCCCCGCCCAGGTGTTGCTGGCCTGGAGCCTGCAGCGTGGCATCGCCGCGATCCCCAAATCGGTGAACGCCACTCGCTTGCGCCAGAACCTGGACGCCTGCGCGCTGCAACTCAGCCCGGAGGACCTCGGCGCACTGGACCAGCTGGACCGCCATCGGCGCTACGTCAGCGGCGACCTGTGGGCCATGCCGGGCGCCCCCTACAACCTGGCCAGTCTGTGGGATGAGCCCGCAGGCTGA
- a CDS encoding redoxin domain-containing protein has protein sequence MPRLSRSVHFLLPIASAVLLAAGCARVPQASAPRTGTPGALTTLASRPEEPTTHLPVGTQAPDMPITRLDGTLESFAAYRGKPVLLVFWATWCPICTNELPAKQAMHDEFNAKGLQVLCVNASNEKLQRLRDFIAWQGYTMPVFGQYTGAATRDYLVSNIPTLYWVDRQGRITDAHVGPLPIDDLRQRTRKLLKLR, from the coding sequence TTGCCTCGCCTGTCCCGCTCGGTCCACTTTCTGCTTCCGATCGCCAGCGCGGTGCTGCTGGCCGCGGGGTGCGCGCGCGTGCCGCAGGCCAGCGCGCCACGCACGGGGACCCCTGGCGCGCTGACGACCCTGGCGTCGCGCCCCGAGGAACCCACCACGCATCTGCCGGTCGGCACCCAGGCCCCGGACATGCCGATCACCCGTCTTGACGGCACGCTGGAGTCGTTCGCAGCCTATCGCGGCAAACCCGTCTTGCTGGTCTTCTGGGCGACGTGGTGCCCCATCTGCACGAACGAGCTGCCGGCCAAGCAGGCCATGCATGACGAGTTCAACGCCAAGGGCCTGCAGGTGCTGTGCGTGAATGCCAGCAACGAGAAGCTGCAACGCCTGCGCGACTTCATCGCCTGGCAGGGCTACACCATGCCGGTCTTCGGGCAGTACACCGGAGCGGCCACGCGGGATTACCTCGTCTCCAACATCCCGACGCTCTACTGGGTCGACCGTCAGGGGCGCATCACCGATGCCCACGTGGGCCCGTTGCCGATCGACGACCTGCGTCAACGCACCCGCAAGCTGCTGAAGCTTCGCTGA
- a CDS encoding phosphomannomutase/phosphoglucomutase, translating into MAAPFKAYDVRGIYGEDVTEALAYQLGRAYVQYTGARTVVVGRDMRPHSVPLEQELIRGLREGGADVIGIGMASTDMMYFAVINLGVDGGVAVTASHNPGEYNGFKFVREKAIPMGLESGLAELEAIVRGGEFAPPAATPGGYREQPVLDAFVAWMHEFVDPKTLAPLKVVIDAGNGMGGPIMEKMFQGSPVQVIPLFFEPDGTFPNHEANPLLEENRVDMVAKVRETGADLGIGLDGDCDRAFFVDGTGHFCDGDFILGLLAKPVLKRHPGARVVYDVRCSDYVRDTIQAGGGEARMWKVGHAFAKTYMREHQCEFGGEVSGHYYFRHKDAYFDSGCLTALLLLKTLSDQGQSLAQAMEETKRYHISGEINSRVQDADAVMAAVKTAYQAKGRLVEIDGLSIIGEGWWFNIRKSNTEPLLRLNCEAKTQEAMERLRDDLLAQIRGGVGATT; encoded by the coding sequence ATGGCAGCTCCCTTCAAGGCATATGACGTCCGCGGCATCTACGGCGAGGACGTGACCGAGGCCCTGGCCTACCAGCTTGGCCGGGCCTACGTGCAGTACACCGGCGCCCGCACCGTGGTGGTGGGACGGGACATGCGTCCGCACTCGGTGCCGCTGGAGCAGGAACTGATCCGGGGCCTGCGGGAAGGCGGCGCCGACGTGATCGGCATCGGCATGGCCTCGACCGACATGATGTACTTCGCGGTGATCAACCTCGGGGTGGATGGTGGCGTGGCCGTGACGGCCTCGCACAACCCGGGGGAGTATAACGGGTTCAAGTTCGTGCGCGAGAAGGCCATCCCGATGGGCCTCGAAAGCGGCCTGGCCGAGTTGGAGGCGATCGTGCGTGGGGGCGAGTTCGCCCCGCCGGCCGCGACGCCCGGCGGCTACCGGGAACAGCCCGTGCTGGACGCCTTCGTGGCCTGGATGCACGAGTTCGTCGATCCCAAAACGCTCGCGCCGCTCAAGGTGGTGATCGACGCCGGCAACGGCATGGGCGGACCGATCATGGAAAAGATGTTTCAGGGCTCCCCTGTGCAGGTGATTCCGCTCTTCTTCGAGCCGGATGGCACCTTCCCCAACCACGAGGCCAATCCGTTGCTGGAGGAGAACCGGGTCGACATGGTGGCCAAGGTGCGTGAAACCGGCGCCGACCTGGGCATCGGCCTGGACGGCGATTGCGACCGGGCCTTCTTCGTCGATGGCACGGGGCACTTCTGCGACGGCGACTTCATTCTGGGCCTGCTGGCCAAGCCCGTCCTGAAACGCCATCCCGGCGCTCGGGTCGTTTACGACGTGCGCTGCAGTGATTACGTGCGAGACACGATCCAGGCCGGCGGCGGCGAGGCCCGTATGTGGAAGGTCGGTCACGCCTTCGCCAAGACCTACATGCGTGAGCATCAGTGCGAGTTCGGCGGCGAGGTGAGCGGTCACTATTACTTCCGGCACAAGGACGCCTACTTCGACAGCGGCTGTCTGACCGCCCTGCTGCTGCTGAAAACGCTCTCCGACCAGGGTCAAAGCTTGGCGCAGGCCATGGAGGAAACCAAGCGCTACCACATCTCCGGCGAGATCAACTCGCGCGTGCAGGACGCCGACGCGGTCATGGCAGCGGTCAAAACGGCTTATCAGGCCAAGGGCCGGCTGGTCGAGATCGATGGGCTGTCGATCATCGGCGAGGGCTGGTGGTTCAACATCCGCAAGAGCAACACCGAACCGCTGCTGCGCCTGAACTGCGAGGCAAAAACCCAGGAGGCCATGGAGCGCCTACGCGACGACCTGCTGGCCCAGATTCGCGGCGGCGTGGGGGCCACCACCTGA
- a CDS encoding CIA30 family protein, with amino-acid sequence MTVGQAPSAEASERLLDDFASGQGKSALGTSWVGFSDTVMGGISQMRYGFETVHGKPALRLRGRVRLENNGGFIQVALPLAAEGQVLDASGHQGIRLWVVGTPGSYAIHLRTSDHWLPWQYHSAPLPVTPSWRQVDLPFTAFARSGWEVGRLKPEKLRRLGIVAIKQAFDADIAVARLSFY; translated from the coding sequence ATGACGGTGGGCCAAGCGCCATCCGCGGAAGCCAGCGAGCGCCTGCTAGACGACTTCGCCAGTGGCCAGGGAAAGAGTGCGCTGGGCACCAGCTGGGTCGGCTTCAGCGATACCGTGATGGGCGGCATCTCCCAGATGCGCTACGGCTTCGAAACGGTGCACGGAAAGCCAGCTTTGCGCTTGCGCGGCCGCGTGCGCCTGGAAAATAATGGCGGCTTCATTCAGGTGGCGCTGCCGCTGGCAGCGGAGGGGCAGGTTCTGGACGCATCGGGGCACCAGGGCATCAGGCTCTGGGTCGTGGGCACGCCGGGCTCCTACGCCATTCACCTGCGCACCAGCGACCACTGGCTGCCCTGGCAGTACCACAGCGCGCCCTTGCCTGTGACCCCCAGCTGGCGGCAGGTGGATCTGCCCTTCACGGCCTTTGCCCGCAGTGGCTGGGAGGTGGGGCGACTGAAACCGGAAAAACTCCGTCGCCTCGGGATCGTGGCGATCAAGCAGGCCTTCGACGCTGACATCGCGGTGGCGCGACTGTCGTTTTATTGA
- a CDS encoding glutathione peroxidase: protein MPLSKLPSPLCRPLRLLSGWALTISMLATPALAAGGSSALFDTKVRRIDGKTTTLAPYSGKVLLIVNTASRCGYTGQYEGLQALHQRYAKQGLAVLGFPSNDFLGQEPGSNQEIASFCTREYGVTFDMFEKAPVTGDAIQPLFAWLTAQSSPQVEEGPVRWNFEKFVVDRSGRVTARFRSSTTPDDPALKAALESALNHRPRCPEPQWRPKGARSTAPAKP from the coding sequence GTGCCCCTTTCGAAGCTTCCCTCACCGCTGTGCCGGCCGCTCCGACTCCTCAGTGGATGGGCGCTGACCATCTCCATGCTGGCGACTCCAGCCTTGGCGGCGGGCGGGTCCTCGGCCTTGTTCGACACCAAGGTCCGCCGCATCGACGGCAAAACGACCACCCTGGCGCCCTACAGCGGCAAGGTGCTGTTGATTGTCAACACCGCCTCGCGCTGCGGCTACACCGGTCAGTACGAGGGCCTGCAAGCCCTGCACCAGCGCTACGCCAAGCAAGGCCTGGCCGTGCTGGGCTTTCCGTCGAATGACTTTCTGGGCCAAGAGCCCGGCAGCAATCAGGAGATTGCGAGCTTTTGCACGCGCGAATACGGGGTGACCTTCGACATGTTCGAGAAGGCCCCCGTGACGGGCGATGCGATCCAGCCCCTGTTCGCCTGGCTGACGGCCCAGAGCAGCCCGCAAGTGGAGGAAGGTCCCGTGCGCTGGAACTTCGAGAAGTTCGTGGTCGACCGCAGCGGCCGGGTGACCGCCCGCTTCCGCTCCAGCACCACGCCGGATGACCCCGCGCTGAAAGCGGCCCTCGAGTCGGCGCTGAACCATCGTCCGCGCTGCCCCGAGCCTCAGTGGCGCCCCAAGGGCGCCCGTTCGACCGCCCCCGCAAAACCCTGA
- a CDS encoding universal stress protein, with amino-acid sequence MSRLLLATDGSAPAEAALDFALAMFGARSHDWMVVAVAAPPLPGMAPVEPDWVEITPLERAAVDRQLAAERALARAIARIRAAGGTVRGYCRFGPPTTVLLEMLRGLSPDALILGNPPRDTLARRAFGSTADRLLHAWPGVVLLVPEGGRVVTPRPRAMFT; translated from the coding sequence ATGTCACGCTTGCTGCTCGCCACGGATGGCTCGGCGCCTGCGGAAGCCGCCCTGGATTTCGCCCTGGCGATGTTCGGGGCCCGTTCTCACGACTGGATGGTGGTGGCCGTGGCGGCGCCCCCACTGCCCGGCATGGCGCCGGTGGAGCCAGACTGGGTCGAGATCACCCCCCTGGAGCGCGCAGCCGTTGATCGTCAACTGGCTGCGGAACGCGCCCTGGCTCGGGCGATCGCCCGCATCCGAGCCGCCGGCGGCACGGTCCGTGGCTACTGCCGTTTCGGCCCGCCAACCACCGTGCTGCTGGAAATGCTGCGCGGCCTGTCACCCGATGCGCTGATCCTGGGCAATCCCCCGCGAGACACGCTGGCCCGCCGGGCGTTCGGCAGCACCGCCGATCGGCTTCTGCACGCCTGGCCAGGCGTCGTGCTGCTGGTGCCCGAGGGTGGCCGGGTCGTCACGCCTCGGCCACGCGCTATGTTTACATAA
- a CDS encoding Hsp20/alpha crystallin family protein: protein MTMTTWNPLSELEAMRQQLDRVFHQMWRGPRPQTWRKESEGPAYYQPAIELYTPDEGTLVVHVELPGLTADAITLELSEDTLHLSGELRREEKINEDAYFRSERNYGRFERHVALPYRVKEGEAKASFTHGLLTVRVPLAERVKRPQSRKLTLER, encoded by the coding sequence ATGACGATGACGACGTGGAACCCGCTGAGCGAACTCGAAGCGATGCGGCAGCAACTCGATCGGGTCTTCCATCAGATGTGGCGAGGCCCCCGGCCCCAGACCTGGCGCAAGGAAAGCGAGGGGCCGGCCTATTATCAGCCCGCCATCGAGCTGTACACCCCGGACGAAGGCACGCTGGTGGTGCACGTGGAGTTGCCAGGCCTGACAGCCGACGCGATCACCCTGGAACTGTCGGAGGACACCCTGCACCTGTCGGGCGAACTGCGTCGCGAGGAGAAAATCAACGAGGACGCCTATTTCCGCTCCGAACGGAACTACGGGCGCTTCGAGCGCCACGTGGCGCTTCCCTATCGCGTCAAGGAGGGCGAGGCCAAGGCCAGCTTCACCCACGGCCTGCTAACGGTGCGCGTGCCCCTGGCCGAACGGGTGAAACGCCCGCAGAGCCGCAAGCTGACGCTCGAGCGCTGA
- a CDS encoding ChaN family lipoprotein, translating to MFHWPLIPTALLAAAAWLVAPGHAPAAARVAPAHAADVRVPLLPAGPIWRGRSPLPSPALTAPATPAPPEPRATPALPKATPLLPVSVPQTPMPTPEAWPEGVSLFTRDGRPAGLSDLVAASRLADVVFVGEYHDDPGAHAVERALQAALSTGAGGAAGRPLALSLEMFETDVQPVLDEYLAGLVREKDFLAAARPWNNYSSDYRPLLEWARQNRQAVVAANAPHRYVIRVGRHGPDGLAALSAPARAWLPALPWPEPSVAYADRFAAFAREALGGAPASLVAPPLSATSSSSGNHGTSQTAQRMFEAQWLRDVTMAHSIARHLEGAPGALVLHVTGLFHSQSAQGTVEALRHYRPGVRAMTLAVVRRAGSAEFLARDMRDLGDFVAVSRLAPVRPRP from the coding sequence GTGTTTCACTGGCCTCTGATTCCCACTGCCCTGCTGGCCGCCGCGGCCTGGTTGGTTGCCCCCGGACATGCCCCCGCGGCGGCGCGTGTTGCGCCCGCTCATGCGGCTGACGTGCGTGTGCCGTTGTTGCCCGCCGGGCCGATCTGGCGAGGGCGATCGCCGTTGCCGAGCCCGGCGCTGACCGCGCCGGCGACGCCGGCCCCACCTGAGCCACGGGCCACGCCCGCCTTACCCAAGGCCACGCCGCTGTTGCCGGTCAGCGTTCCGCAAACGCCGATGCCGACCCCGGAGGCCTGGCCGGAGGGCGTGTCGCTTTTCACCCGGGATGGGCGACCGGCCGGGTTGTCGGATCTGGTGGCGGCCAGTCGGTTGGCCGATGTCGTGTTCGTCGGCGAGTATCACGACGACCCGGGGGCCCACGCGGTTGAACGGGCGCTACAGGCCGCCTTGTCGACCGGCGCGGGGGGGGCAGCCGGACGCCCTTTGGCCCTGTCGCTGGAGATGTTCGAGACCGATGTCCAGCCGGTGCTGGATGAATATCTCGCGGGCCTGGTGCGCGAGAAGGATTTTTTGGCGGCAGCACGTCCGTGGAACAACTATTCCAGCGATTATCGCCCGCTGCTGGAATGGGCCCGGCAGAACCGCCAGGCCGTGGTCGCGGCCAATGCGCCCCACCGCTACGTGATCCGGGTGGGGCGACACGGGCCTGACGGCCTGGCGGCCCTGAGTGCGCCGGCTCGCGCCTGGCTGCCGGCGCTTCCCTGGCCGGAGCCTTCGGTGGCCTACGCCGATCGCTTCGCGGCCTTTGCCCGCGAGGCCCTCGGGGGGGCGCCGGCATCGCTGGTCGCGCCCCCGCTGTCGGCGACGTCATCTTCCTCTGGCAATCACGGCACCAGCCAGACGGCTCAGCGAATGTTCGAGGCGCAATGGCTGCGCGACGTGACCATGGCCCATTCGATCGCGCGCCACCTCGAAGGGGCGCCCGGTGCCCTGGTGCTCCACGTGACGGGCTTGTTTCACAGTCAATCGGCTCAGGGCACCGTCGAGGCGTTGCGCCATTATCGGCCTGGGGTGAGGGCAATGACCCTGGCCGTGGTGCGGCGCGCGGGCAGCGCCGAATTTTTGGCGCGGGACATGCGCGACCTGGGCGATTTCGTGGCTGTCTCTCGCTTGGCGCCGGTCCGTCCGCGCCCCTGA
- a CDS encoding MBL fold metallo-hydrolase, which translates to MLEDQASDVIRKAMWGFKLGRDQLGARCGLSLEQVQALLDGTVEPAWLRAVAPPLGLAPEALVDLATGAYQPRVEAPPGLASLSSPFRDFFVNAYVLWDLQTREALAFDTGTEMAAWSDVLQRHGLRLRHVFVTHTHRDHVAVADALCAETGATLFAPLAECLPGAQAVRPGDRFTCGTLAVEARETSGHTVGGTSYLVRGLAREVVCVGDALFAGSMGGGLVSHEQAIAHNRRALMSLPDDTVVAPGHGPLTTIGLERRHNPFLAGLA; encoded by the coding sequence ATGTTGGAAGATCAGGCCAGCGATGTGATTCGCAAGGCCATGTGGGGTTTCAAGCTCGGGCGAGACCAGCTGGGGGCGCGCTGTGGGCTGAGCCTGGAGCAGGTTCAGGCCTTGCTCGACGGCACGGTCGAGCCGGCCTGGCTGCGCGCCGTGGCGCCGCCCCTGGGCCTGGCGCCCGAGGCGCTGGTCGACCTGGCCACCGGGGCCTACCAGCCCCGCGTGGAGGCGCCGCCGGGCCTGGCGAGTTTGAGCAGCCCGTTTCGCGATTTCTTTGTGAACGCTTACGTGCTCTGGGACCTGCAGACCCGCGAGGCGCTGGCCTTCGACACCGGCACCGAGATGGCCGCCTGGTCGGACGTTCTGCAACGCCACGGGCTTCGCCTGCGCCACGTGTTCGTGACCCATACCCACCGTGATCACGTGGCGGTGGCCGATGCGTTGTGTGCCGAGACCGGGGCCACCCTGTTCGCCCCGCTGGCCGAATGCCTGCCGGGGGCGCAAGCCGTGCGTCCGGGCGATCGCTTCACCTGCGGCACCCTGGCCGTGGAGGCGCGCGAGACGAGTGGTCACACGGTGGGAGGCACCAGCTACCTGGTGCGCGGCCTCGCGCGCGAGGTGGTCTGCGTCGGCGATGCCTTGTTTGCCGGTTCGATGGGGGGAGGCCTGGTCTCGCACGAGCAGGCGATCGCCCACAACCGCCGGGCGCTGATGAGCCTGCCGGACGACACCGTGGTGGCCCCGGGACACGGGCCGCTCACGACCATTGGCCTGGAGCGCCGTCATAATCCGTTTCTGGCAGGCTTGGCCTGA